A DNA window from Bacillus andreraoultii contains the following coding sequences:
- a CDS encoding MFS transporter, giving the protein MKNQRWLSLNFFTFFFTWGIFMPYWTGWLTEDKGLSVSAASIIIGAGLLARSFSTLILFPLMTNRFAISLVMRGITVISIILMLTYIPFHSYIPLLIITVLFSLFYPNLMPGVEGSATILLASENLNYGKSRSYGSIGYTVALIVVGIGTALFQEQAIYWLMVAGLIFILISQFQSTPTILKSAPKLETSQKGVGNFKKLFATKGFLIILFISILLQGSHTSYYNYGFIYLQDLNVNNFYIGLILNVAVLGEILFFATADRFFSHMKVSNLFILASIGSTIRWLLIFLFPNVFVFIFSQLLHVCSFGFAHYGTIQFISKRLKTGQIPAAQGMYAAFAMSLINALLTFPAGFLYEASNKFAFLGMIACTIPALFLTILTRRKYSY; this is encoded by the coding sequence ATGAAAAATCAACGTTGGCTTTCACTTAATTTCTTCACATTTTTCTTTACGTGGGGGATATTTATGCCCTACTGGACAGGTTGGTTAACCGAGGATAAAGGACTATCGGTATCCGCTGCAAGTATTATTATTGGTGCCGGTTTATTAGCGCGATCTTTCTCCACACTTATTTTATTTCCACTAATGACAAATCGCTTTGCTATTAGTTTGGTAATGAGAGGGATTACCGTTATATCTATCATATTAATGTTAACGTACATACCCTTTCATTCGTACATCCCTTTATTAATTATTACGGTTTTATTTAGTCTCTTTTATCCGAATTTAATGCCCGGAGTTGAGGGGAGTGCAACCATTTTATTAGCTAGTGAAAATCTCAATTATGGAAAGAGCCGTTCATACGGTTCTATTGGCTACACAGTTGCCTTAATTGTTGTAGGCATTGGGACAGCTCTGTTTCAAGAACAGGCGATCTATTGGTTAATGGTAGCTGGGCTAATTTTCATTCTTATTTCTCAATTTCAATCGACACCAACTATATTGAAATCAGCGCCTAAACTAGAAACGTCTCAAAAAGGTGTCGGTAACTTTAAAAAGCTCTTTGCAACAAAAGGATTCCTTATTATTCTTTTCATATCTATCCTGTTACAAGGATCACACACCTCTTATTACAATTACGGTTTTATTTATTTACAAGATTTAAATGTAAACAATTTTTATATCGGTTTAATTTTAAATGTGGCGGTTCTGGGGGAAATTTTATTTTTTGCCACAGCTGATCGCTTCTTTTCTCATATGAAAGTCTCGAATCTTTTTATTTTGGCTTCAATTGGATCAACCATCCGTTGGTTACTCATTTTCCTGTTTCCAAACGTATTCGTATTTATCTTTTCTCAACTTTTACACGTATGTTCTTTCGGATTTGCCCATTACGGAACAATCCAATTCATCTCCAAGCGATTAAAAACTGGCCAAATACCAGCTGCCCAAGGAATGTATGCAGCTTTTGCTATGAGCTTAATTAATGCTTTACTTACCTTCCCAGCAGGGTTTTTATATGAAGCATCGAATAAGTTTGCCTTTTTAGGGATGATCGCATGTACAATCCCTGCCCTCTTCCTTACAATATTGACAAGACGCAAGTATAGTTATTAA
- a CDS encoding CBO0543 family protein → MDGGLPKEYIILILMVLGGLAALIFLIPHSKRRESLLALMIFQAILWLCDMFAFKFGLMSAPVRVLPKAIDLPVVIDYYFYPTLFSIYYVNRSGKSSEWSQLLSFFIWFSALTLYDILLERYTNLLKYDVIAWYGIWIYIGSLFFISQLCCNWFFREKSLFFCRQGERN, encoded by the coding sequence GTGGATGGAGGCCTGCCAAAAGAATACATAATACTGATTTTAATGGTGCTTGGCGGATTAGCTGCTTTAATATTCTTGATTCCCCATTCAAAAAGGCGTGAGAGTTTACTTGCTCTTATGATTTTCCAGGCTATTCTATGGCTGTGTGATATGTTTGCCTTTAAATTTGGGTTGATGAGTGCCCCTGTTAGGGTTCTACCTAAAGCGATTGATTTACCAGTCGTTATTGATTATTATTTTTATCCTACATTATTTTCTATATATTATGTAAATAGAAGTGGGAAATCGAGTGAATGGAGCCAGTTGTTATCCTTCTTCATTTGGTTTTCAGCCCTAACTTTATATGATATCTTGCTGGAAAGGTACACAAATTTATTGAAATATGATGTAATTGCTTGGTACGGAATCTGGATTTATATTGGATCGCTCTTTTTCATCAGTCAGCTCTGTTGTAATTGGTTCTTTAGGGAAAAATCCTTGTTTTTTTGTAGGCAGGGGGAGAGAAATTGA
- a CDS encoding peptide ABC transporter substrate-binding protein, which produces MKLKNWTLALMLGLLVSILAACGGGNDEGSKSKSGSSGETGEKVISFVNGDTIPTMDPSLATDEYGFQFLGSTMEGLYRLGEDGQATEGIAKDHDVSKDGLTYTFHLREDAVWSNGDPVTANDFVYAWRRAVDPKTGSEYGPYMMGGVIKNATAISSGKEKVEALGVTAKDDHTLVVELESPTPYFETLTTFGTFLPLNEKFVEEQGDKFATSSDTLVFNGPFQLANWTSTANKWDLVKNDKYWDADTVQVDKITHTVVKDAQTAVELYESGEVDRAGLSSDLVDVYASSDDYEIYPEMSVSYLKMNQTRNKALANKNIRQAIARAFNKDDIVNEILNNGSIVANGLVPKDFVTIPDSGKDFREANGDLLTYDLKTAQEFWKKGLAEIGVDKVQIELLGDDSENAKISTEYIANQLQTNLPGLTVKIKNVPFEQRLNLDDNQDYDLEVSVWGPDYLDPKTFLDLWVTDGGNNKMGYSNKEFDKLIEETSTKYAADNEKRYENFMKAEKLLLEEDAAIAPIYQRARAQLVSPRVEGVISNPFGAKYEYKWAKVAE; this is translated from the coding sequence ATGAAATTAAAAAATTGGACACTGGCACTCATGCTGGGTCTTCTTGTAAGTATTTTAGCAGCTTGTGGTGGAGGGAATGACGAGGGAAGCAAATCGAAAAGTGGTAGCTCCGGTGAAACTGGTGAAAAGGTGATTAGTTTTGTAAATGGTGATACGATTCCAACAATGGATCCTTCTCTTGCTACGGATGAATATGGCTTCCAGTTTTTAGGTTCTACAATGGAAGGTCTTTATCGTCTTGGTGAAGATGGACAAGCAACAGAAGGAATTGCAAAAGATCACGATGTTAGTAAGGATGGACTTACATACACATTCCATTTAAGAGAAGATGCAGTCTGGTCAAACGGCGACCCAGTAACAGCGAATGACTTTGTTTATGCTTGGAGACGTGCTGTTGATCCGAAGACAGGTTCAGAGTATGGACCATATATGATGGGTGGTGTTATTAAAAACGCAACGGCCATTAGTAGTGGTAAGGAAAAAGTTGAAGCATTAGGTGTTACAGCAAAAGATGATCATACACTTGTTGTTGAACTAGAAAGCCCAACCCCTTACTTTGAAACATTAACAACTTTCGGGACATTTTTACCATTAAATGAAAAGTTTGTTGAAGAACAAGGAGATAAATTCGCAACTAGCTCGGATACACTAGTATTTAATGGACCATTCCAATTAGCAAACTGGACGAGTACAGCAAATAAATGGGATTTAGTAAAAAATGATAAATATTGGGATGCAGATACAGTACAAGTAGATAAAATTACTCATACAGTTGTAAAGGATGCACAAACAGCTGTAGAATTGTACGAATCAGGTGAAGTAGATCGGGCAGGTTTATCTTCAGATTTAGTTGATGTTTACGCATCAAGTGATGATTATGAAATTTACCCGGAAATGTCTGTTTCTTATTTAAAAATGAATCAAACAAGAAATAAAGCATTAGCAAATAAAAATATACGTCAAGCGATTGCTAGAGCATTTAATAAAGATGACATTGTTAATGAAATATTAAATAATGGTTCAATTGTTGCAAATGGACTTGTACCAAAAGATTTTGTAACGATACCAGATAGTGGCAAAGACTTCCGAGAAGCAAATGGCGACTTACTCACCTATGATCTGAAAACAGCTCAAGAGTTTTGGAAAAAAGGCTTAGCTGAAATAGGTGTAGATAAAGTTCAAATTGAATTACTTGGTGATGATAGTGAAAATGCCAAAATCTCTACTGAGTATATCGCAAACCAATTGCAAACGAATTTACCGGGTTTAACAGTGAAAATAAAAAATGTGCCGTTTGAGCAACGTCTTAATCTTGATGATAACCAAGATTATGACCTTGAAGTATCTGTATGGGGTCCTGACTATCTTGATCCAAAAACATTTTTAGACCTTTGGGTTACAGACGGTGGAAATAACAAAATGGGCTACTCGAATAAAGAATTTGACAAATTAATCGAAGAAACGTCTACAAAATATGCAGCAGATAATGAGAAACGTTATGAAAACTTCATGAAAGCTGAAAAACTATTATTAGAAGAAGATGCAGCTATAGCTCCGATTTATCAAAGGGCAAGAGCACAACTTGTCTCTCCAAGAGTTGAAGGAGTTATTTCCAACCCATTCGGTGCAAAATACGAATACAAATGGGCAAAAGTAGCTGAATAA
- a CDS encoding PTS sugar transporter subunit IIA: MFNLFKKKKDLSIYAPVNGEVVPLNNVPDPVFSEGLMGEGIAMKPTDGHFKSPIDGEVILIAQTKHALGLKAKDGTELLIHIGLDTVELNGQGFEPHVQVGDHISLGQPLIDVDLAYIQSQSKPIYTPIIITNDPNHKKMMNLTEEKTATVTNTVLITLN, from the coding sequence ATGTTTAACCTATTCAAGAAAAAGAAAGACCTTTCAATATATGCACCTGTAAACGGAGAAGTAGTTCCGCTAAATAACGTGCCTGACCCTGTTTTTAGTGAAGGGTTAATGGGCGAAGGAATTGCAATGAAACCTACTGACGGGCATTTTAAATCACCAATTGACGGAGAAGTGATTCTTATAGCCCAAACAAAACATGCACTTGGACTAAAAGCAAAAGATGGGACCGAGCTATTAATTCATATCGGATTAGACACAGTCGAATTAAACGGTCAAGGTTTCGAGCCACACGTCCAAGTTGGTGATCACATCTCACTTGGGCAACCATTAATTGATGTTGACTTAGCCTATATACAAAGTCAATCTAAACCAATTTACACACCCATTATTATTACGAATGACCCCAATCATAAGAAAATGATGAATCTGACAGAAGAAAAGACAGCTACCGTTACAAACACAGTACTCATAACGTTGAACTAA
- the nagE gene encoding N-acetylglucosamine-specific PTS transporter subunit IIBC, with product MVMKYLQRLGKSLMLPVAVLPAAAILMGIGYWIDPSGWGAGSPVAAFLIKAGGSIIDNIPILFAVGVALGMSKERDGSAALSGLVAFLVTTTLLSTATVAMLQGIDVEAVNPAFGKIGNAFVGILSGIIASLCYNRFHAVKLPDALAFFSGKRLVPIMTAVSMILVSVLLFFVWPPVYGGLVAFGEAIAKLGAVGAGLYGFFNRLLIPTGLHHALNSVFWFDVAGINDIGNFWSGEGVKGVTGMYQAGFFPIMMFGLPGAALAMYHTAKTKKKKQAASLLLAAGFAAFFTGVTEPLEFSFMFLAPALYFVHAVLTGISLTIAAMFHWTAGFGFSAGFVDFFLSSRLPLANQPYMLILQGLLFFAIYYFLFRFLIVKFNLKTPGREDDDVETITSAPGKDRFTTMAKTIYEGLGGDANVLSVDNCTTRLRVEVKDLKKVDKAKIKSTNVPGFKEVGSNGIQVIVGTNVQFVADEIAKIRKR from the coding sequence ATGGTTATGAAATATTTGCAAAGACTAGGAAAATCATTAATGTTGCCAGTTGCCGTTTTACCTGCTGCTGCAATTTTAATGGGTATTGGTTACTGGATTGACCCAAGTGGTTGGGGTGCAGGAAGTCCTGTTGCTGCATTCTTAATTAAAGCCGGTGGGTCTATTATTGACAACATCCCGATTCTGTTCGCTGTCGGTGTTGCGCTCGGTATGTCTAAAGAACGAGATGGTTCTGCGGCCCTAAGTGGTTTAGTTGCCTTTCTTGTTACAACTACATTACTTTCTACAGCTACAGTTGCTATGCTTCAAGGAATTGATGTAGAGGCTGTTAACCCTGCATTTGGTAAGATTGGAAACGCTTTCGTTGGTATTTTATCTGGTATTATTGCTTCCTTATGTTATAACCGTTTCCATGCTGTAAAATTACCGGATGCATTGGCTTTCTTTAGTGGTAAACGACTCGTTCCAATTATGACAGCGGTATCTATGATTCTTGTTTCTGTTCTATTATTCTTCGTTTGGCCACCTGTATACGGAGGACTTGTTGCATTTGGTGAAGCTATTGCAAAACTTGGTGCTGTAGGTGCCGGTTTATACGGATTCTTTAACCGTTTATTAATTCCAACAGGGTTACACCATGCGTTAAACTCCGTATTCTGGTTTGACGTTGCCGGAATTAATGATATTGGTAACTTCTGGTCTGGTGAAGGTGTTAAAGGTGTTACCGGTATGTATCAAGCTGGGTTCTTCCCTATTATGATGTTTGGTCTTCCTGGTGCAGCACTTGCCATGTACCATACTGCAAAAACGAAAAAGAAAAAACAAGCTGCATCACTTTTATTAGCAGCTGGATTTGCAGCATTCTTTACCGGTGTTACAGAACCACTTGAATTCTCATTCATGTTCTTAGCACCAGCACTTTACTTCGTTCATGCTGTTTTAACAGGGATTTCATTAACAATCGCCGCGATGTTCCATTGGACGGCTGGTTTCGGATTTAGCGCAGGTTTCGTTGACTTCTTCTTAAGTTCTCGATTACCTTTAGCTAACCAACCATATATGCTCATATTACAAGGTTTATTGTTCTTTGCCATTTACTATTTCTTATTCCGTTTCTTAATCGTTAAGTTTAATTTGAAAACACCTGGACGTGAAGACGATGATGTCGAAACAATTACATCCGCTCCTGGAAAAGATCGCTTTACTACTATGGCAAAAACAATCTATGAAGGTTTAGGTGGAGATGCGAACGTATTGTCCGTTGACAACTGTACTACACGCTTAAGAGTTGAAGTTAAGGATCTTAAGAAAGTTGATAAGGCAAAAATCAAATCGACAAATGTACCAGGATTTAAAGAAGTTGGTTCAAACGGCATTCAAGTAATTGTTGGTACGAATGTACAATTCGTCGCTGATGAAATTGCAAAAATACGTAAACGTTAA
- a CDS encoding DUF5658 family protein has product MYSSLGAVRLIRYFIILSIVNFIDGLFTFIGLSMGAVEEANPLMAYLWDIHPSAFLSVKFLGSIAVLIVGIRLRNVNTVFKYWRGLLLAVTSIYTAIIFTHFWWMYIVFL; this is encoded by the coding sequence TTGTATTCAAGTTTAGGGGCGGTACGATTGATTCGCTATTTTATCATTTTATCAATAGTCAATTTTATCGATGGGCTGTTTACATTTATTGGATTATCAATGGGAGCAGTTGAAGAAGCAAATCCGCTAATGGCTTATTTATGGGACATCCATCCTTCAGCGTTTTTGTCAGTTAAGTTTCTTGGAAGCATTGCGGTACTAATTGTCGGAATACGATTAAGAAATGTAAACACGGTCTTTAAATATTGGAGAGGTTTATTATTGGCAGTTACATCCATTTATACTGCAATTATTTTCACTCACTTTTGGTGGATGTACATCGTTTTTTTGTGA
- a CDS encoding class D sortase yields MERNNRMRKAISLLFIFVGAILLSVSIYQFIQQDVQTKTSLKEAEELVSKNKGQPVHKEEFHPKDGDVIGLLHIPKLDKTLPIIEGTDEDMLEKGVGHYSSTVFPGDGEQILLSGHRDTVFRKFGELEVGDRFIVEMPYGSFEYEFKDSEIVGADDETVIGNKGEEVLTLSTCYPFSYIGPAPDRYIIYAYPVK; encoded by the coding sequence GTGGAAAGGAACAATCGGATGAGAAAAGCAATAAGTTTATTATTCATATTCGTTGGTGCAATTCTACTTTCGGTGTCCATATATCAATTCATTCAGCAGGATGTACAAACGAAAACATCTTTAAAAGAAGCTGAGGAGCTAGTGTCTAAAAATAAAGGCCAACCCGTACATAAAGAGGAATTTCATCCAAAGGACGGAGATGTTATTGGTCTCCTACATATACCAAAATTAGATAAAACATTACCAATTATCGAAGGAACAGATGAGGACATGTTGGAAAAAGGTGTCGGGCACTATTCTAGTACGGTTTTTCCTGGAGATGGAGAGCAAATTCTTTTATCTGGTCATCGTGATACGGTTTTTAGAAAGTTTGGTGAGTTAGAAGTAGGGGATCGCTTTATCGTGGAAATGCCTTATGGAAGTTTTGAATATGAGTTTAAGGACTCTGAAATTGTTGGGGCTGATGATGAAACAGTAATTGGGAATAAAGGGGAAGAAGTGTTAACATTGTCGACTTGTTATCCATTTAGCTATATCGGTCCAGCACCTGATCGATATATTATTTATGCCTATCCAGTAAAATAG
- a CDS encoding CBO0543 family protein produces the protein MSIEWWILIVVYILTTCLIFFIPRSKVRLAIVAFLFKQVITFLTGIVVVEIGLLAYPVREFATVIRSSFLYEYYAFPVVCALFNVWYPEKKNTFVQFNYYFWVTTVLTLIEIVIEKYTALLDYIYWEWYVTWITVCITFYWTRLFCLWFFEKGRFTSEM, from the coding sequence TTGAGCATTGAATGGTGGATTTTAATAGTAGTATATATTTTAACAACATGTTTGATTTTTTTTATTCCAAGAAGTAAGGTTCGTCTCGCAATTGTGGCATTTTTGTTTAAACAGGTGATTACCTTCCTCACAGGTATAGTTGTTGTCGAGATTGGGCTTCTTGCATATCCTGTCCGAGAATTTGCCACTGTGATTCGTTCGAGTTTTTTATATGAATATTATGCCTTTCCCGTAGTTTGTGCTCTATTCAATGTATGGTATCCGGAGAAAAAGAATACTTTTGTTCAATTCAATTATTATTTCTGGGTAACAACGGTGTTAACACTTATTGAGATTGTAATCGAAAAGTACACTGCGCTTCTAGATTATATCTACTGGGAATGGTATGTGACGTGGATTACAGTATGTATTACATTTTATTGGACCCGTTTATTTTGTCTTTGGTTTTTTGAGAAGGGGAGATTTACTAGTGAAATGTAA
- a CDS encoding Rgg family transcriptional regulator, translating to MYIGKVIRDIRINKNIPSNKVYNNLLSRPAIAKFEKGLSDTTVGKFFEILNMLNITLEEFEVIYKNAENKDLLYTRKYIEAYYNKNVSVLKQITFDAKKDYLETGNEKYRHYQALVSLLIDELNGTNEYRDELVVIQNYLMNCNSWGYYEVTLFTNTLSFYSNEIIDLVYLRAKNTLLMLKNIKRYRNEVALMLFNILEMKIISKQVNSAKFYLSELNKIKLDVVDNMYIQAMIKYFTAILDLIDGQYLEDVILNISEMFGLLELDSKREQCLNFYNKVKTLYNIS from the coding sequence ATGTATATTGGCAAAGTAATTAGGGATATCAGAATTAATAAAAATATTCCCTCTAATAAAGTTTATAATAATTTATTAAGTAGACCTGCCATTGCAAAGTTTGAAAAGGGATTAAGTGACACTACAGTTGGAAAATTTTTCGAAATTTTAAATATGTTAAATATCACCTTAGAAGAATTTGAAGTAATTTATAAAAATGCTGAAAATAAGGATTTACTTTACACTCGAAAATACATAGAGGCTTACTATAATAAAAACGTATCTGTCTTAAAGCAAATCACATTTGATGCTAAAAAGGATTATCTAGAAACTGGTAATGAAAAGTACAGACATTATCAAGCGTTAGTATCGCTTCTGATCGATGAATTAAATGGTACCAATGAATATCGTGATGAGTTAGTAGTCATTCAAAATTATTTAATGAATTGCAATAGTTGGGGATACTATGAAGTTACATTGTTTACCAATACTTTGAGTTTCTACTCTAATGAGATAATTGATTTAGTATATTTACGTGCAAAGAATACTCTTCTTATGCTAAAAAATATAAAACGATATCGAAATGAAGTAGCATTAATGTTGTTTAACATATTAGAAATGAAGATAATTTCTAAACAAGTAAATAGTGCAAAATTTTATTTGAGTGAATTGAACAAAATAAAGTTAGATGTAGTAGATAACATGTATATACAGGCAATGATAAAATATTTTACTGCTATATTGGATTTAATAGATGGCCAGTATCTGGAAGATGTTATTTTAAATATTAGTGAAATGTTTGGACTATTAGAGTTAGATTCAAAAAGAGAGCAGTGTCTCAATTTTTATAACAAAGTAAAAACATTATACAATATTTCCTAA
- a CDS encoding PRD domain-containing protein — translation MKIEKILNNNAVIVRDGNGEKVAIGTGVAFNKRKNDLINPNKIEKLFVMKEKEKFQQLLNRIPEEHFLISEHIISFAERQIGTKLNEHIHITLTDHISFTIEREAEGIHVKNKLLHEIKILYKQEFEIGLWAVHYMREKLNIDIPEDEAAFIALHIHTMKPKSKDLKETIYQTTMIKDMVDIIKQRLSIEVEEDDLAYHRLITHLRYALIRADQYEIRTLDDEMITMIRYKFPTSFQCALYVAKELANRYDISLPEQELAYITLHIERLRKRGL, via the coding sequence TTGAAGATTGAAAAAATATTGAATAACAATGCAGTTATTGTTAGAGATGGGAATGGGGAAAAAGTAGCGATTGGTACAGGCGTTGCTTTTAATAAAAGAAAAAATGATTTAATAAATCCAAATAAAATTGAAAAACTATTTGTAATGAAAGAAAAGGAGAAGTTCCAACAGCTCCTAAACAGAATACCTGAAGAACATTTTTTAATCTCTGAACATATTATTTCTTTTGCTGAGCGCCAAATCGGTACAAAGCTAAACGAGCATATTCATATCACCCTCACTGATCATATTTCTTTTACCATTGAGCGTGAAGCTGAAGGTATACATGTGAAGAACAAATTACTTCACGAAATTAAAATTTTATATAAGCAGGAATTTGAGATTGGCCTCTGGGCCGTTCATTATATGAGAGAAAAATTAAATATCGATATACCAGAAGATGAAGCTGCTTTTATCGCCCTCCACATTCACACGATGAAACCGAAAAGTAAAGATTTGAAAGAAACGATATATCAAACAACGATGATTAAAGATATGGTTGATATAATAAAACAACGGTTAAGTATTGAAGTGGAAGAGGATGATTTAGCTTATCACCGGTTAATAACCCACTTACGATATGCATTAATAAGGGCAGATCAATATGAAATTCGTACGTTAGATGACGAAATGATTACGATGATTCGATATAAGTTTCCTACTTCCTTTCAGTGTGCACTTTATGTAGCAAAGGAATTAGCAAATCGATATGACATATCCCTTCCGGAGCAAGAATTAGCATATATTACTCTACACATTGAACGATTACGAAAAAGAGGACTGTAA
- a CDS encoding MFS transporter — protein MIINKNFSSLLFGRVFVNMGDSLYYITIMWLIFDLTENTLFTGIAGALFMLPEVFSFFYGPIIDRCNQKRFLIIFTLLQSLIMLIVYLLYFSIAETVVYIILFMIPFLAFFSEFTYPIENALIPRFVENKDLTKANSIMAIAADGIDLFFNAISGILIAITSITSILLGNAVLFLLATLLFFRLKINGNHQNAEKVIHEEESTYIIDLREGIKFVKKKEILALIIPFLLLNLLLATFTVNLPAISSTITQSAISYGLLLTVSGLGSVVGAITSNFISKKMKVGSIIISTVIFYGLSWLIGISLGGFFIYIFSFLASIFIGIINVVFTVIFQELSPENMLGRVNTTIKSLITIFMPMGALLGGWLPTTLGLKNTIIMNASLILILAIVLLCMRSIRNMDVNIEEFEN, from the coding sequence ATGATAATAAATAAGAACTTTTCAAGCCTATTGTTTGGTAGGGTTTTTGTTAATATGGGAGATAGTTTATATTATATTACTATTATGTGGCTAATTTTTGATTTAACCGAAAACACTTTATTTACTGGGATAGCAGGTGCATTATTTATGTTACCTGAAGTTTTTTCGTTTTTTTATGGGCCGATTATAGATAGATGTAATCAAAAGAGATTTTTAATCATTTTTACTTTATTACAGTCTTTAATAATGTTAATTGTATATTTACTGTATTTTTCTATTGCTGAAACAGTGGTATACATTATTTTATTCATGATCCCATTTCTTGCATTTTTTTCCGAATTTACTTATCCTATTGAAAATGCATTAATTCCTAGATTTGTAGAAAATAAAGACTTAACGAAAGCTAACTCTATTATGGCGATAGCTGCCGATGGTATAGACTTATTTTTTAATGCAATTTCAGGGATTTTAATTGCTATTACATCAATAACTTCGATTTTATTAGGCAATGCTGTTCTATTTTTACTAGCAACTTTGCTTTTCTTTAGACTTAAGATAAATGGAAATCACCAGAATGCCGAAAAGGTGATACATGAAGAGGAGAGCACATATATTATAGATCTTAGGGAAGGTATAAAGTTCGTTAAAAAGAAAGAGATACTAGCGTTAATAATTCCGTTTCTTTTATTAAATCTATTGTTAGCTACATTCACTGTAAATTTGCCAGCAATATCATCAACAATTACTCAATCCGCAATTTCTTATGGATTATTGCTTACTGTTTCTGGGCTAGGGAGTGTGGTAGGGGCTATTACTAGTAATTTTATTTCCAAAAAAATGAAGGTTGGCTCAATTATTATAAGTACCGTTATATTTTATGGGTTGTCGTGGCTAATTGGAATTTCTCTGGGAGGGTTTTTTATTTATATTTTTTCATTTTTAGCTAGCATATTTATTGGAATTATTAATGTGGTTTTTACAGTGATTTTTCAAGAACTTTCACCTGAGAATATGTTAGGTCGTGTGAATACAACTATCAAATCATTAATTACAATTTTCATGCCAATGGGTGCCTTACTTGGAGGATGGCTACCGACTACTTTGGGTTTGAAAAATACAATTATCATGAATGCAAGTTTGATTCTTATTCTAGCAATAGTGCTCCTTTGTATGCGTTCTATAAGAAATATGGATGTAAATATAGAAGAATTTGAAAACTAA